The stretch of DNA TCTGCGGTTTTTCTCCATCAAACCCAAGTGCACCATAAGCGAAATCATGCAGGACACAAATTTTATGTTCCTTTGCCAGTTCCACTGTTTTATCGAAGAACTCCCGATCTGCTGTAGCAGCAGTCGGGTTGTTCGGATAATTCAGGAACATTAGCTTTGCTTCTTCCAGATCACCCGCAGAAATAGCATCATACTCAGGCAGGAATCCATTCTCAGCAGTCAATGGCATGAGCGATGTCCGTGCTTGTGCAAGTTCGATTCCGGACATATAATCGGGATACCCCGGATCCGGAAGCAATGCCAAATCACCCGGATTCAAAAGACATTGACTGATCTCCACCAAACCTGTCTTAGAGCCGAACATGATGGCCACTTCTGTTTCGGGATCTAGTTTCACGCCGTATTCCCGGTCATAAAAGTCACAGACTGCCTGTTTAAGAAAATCAAAGCCTCTGAATGGTGAATATTTATGATAAGCCGGATTATCAGAGGCTTCTTTCAATTTATCTACGATATGCTGCGGTGTCGGCAAATCAGGGTTCCCCTGCCCGAGCTTGATGATATCGTGCCCCTGTTGCTCCAGCAAACCCACCTTGTGTACCAAGCCGGCAAAAAACTGTTCCGGCAATTGTTTCAGCGCATCTGAAAACGGAAAATCCATTTGACTCACTCTCCTGTCACCTTGCATCCATCCATTCTGACTATTGACAATCTTGACAGTCTTGGAAATACAATGTAATAATGAACAAATCATACATGATTCACTCACTCTTATCAAGAGAAGGCGGAGGGACTTGGCCCGATGAAGCCCGGCAACCGGTGCGTAATGCACACGGTGCTAATTCCAACAGCAAATGCTGAGGGATAAGGGGACGGATGCGTTGGCCTTTCCCTCTTCCAATTTCGCTTGGAAGAGTTTTTTTGTATAAAAAATCAATGAGGTGACAGCATGACGATCAACATTAAAGGTGCACCAAACTATTATGCGTGCGAAGAAAATATATTGGACAGCCTTCCCGCAAGGCTTGCAGGATTGAATTGGACAAACGGCTTGCTTATTCACGGTGATGCATCCTGGAAAGCCGCTTCTCCATTCCTGGACCACATCGATCTGCCGGTTAAACGTGTTGCCTATAATGGTCAATGCACACATGCGGAAGCAGCTAGATTAGCAAATATCGCAACAGGAGAAGCTGCTCAATTCATAATCGGCGTAGGCGGCGGAAAAGTGTTGGATACCGCCAAAGCCGCTGCTGATGAGGCAGGGCTTCCCGTCATATTGATTCCTACAATCATATCCAACTGCTCCCCATGGGCTTCCCTTAGCGTCTTCTATGATGAGGCAGGCAATTTTGTCGAATATACAATCTTCCCTCGCAGTACATTCATGCTCCTGGTCGAGCCAAGGCTGCTGCTCACGACACCAGCACCTTATCTGATTGCCGGCATTGGCGATACATTGGCAAAATGGTATGAGGCAGATGTGCTGACCGAAAATATGACCGATCAGCCGCTAGCTGTCCAAATCGCTCGCAATGCTGCCAAATTATGCCGTGATATCCTTATTGCTGAAGGTGATGCAGCGATTTGTTCTTTACAGGATAAGCGAGCAGACAGTTCATTCCTCAGAGTTGCGGAAACCATCATCATGGCAGGCGGTATGGTAGGCGGATTCGGGGACGAGTACGGCCGTATCGCCGGTGCTCATTCCATTCACAACGGATTGACCAGATTGCCAGAAACACATGAGCAGCTGCATGGGAATAAAGTGGCTTACGGCATTCTTATCCAGCTTGCGTTGGAGGGGAAATTTGACGAGATTCTCACTTTGCTGCCATTCTACCGTAAGCTCGGCCTACCTACCGTATTGAAAGAGCTTGGCGTGAAAGGGGATCTTGATAGAGCAATGAAAATCACCGCAGACGGCGCAGTAGCTCCAGGGGAATCGATTCATTTCATGCATGTTTCCTCTTCGGATCGAGTAGTGGAGGCAATGCACCGTGTAGAAACATTCGTTGCGGCAAATCAGGGAGTGACACAATGAAGCTTGCATTGATTCAGCATGATATCATTTTTGGCGATCCAGAAGCCAATTATGGAAAAATGGAAGCATTGATAAATGAGGCACAGGAAAATGCTGATGTCATTGTGCTGCCCGAGCTTTGGACCACTGGTTATGATCTGACAAGGCTTGATGCCATCAGCGATGATGAGGGAGAAACGACGAAGCGGTTCATCAGCAGGCTGGCCAAGGCCCATCAGGTATATATCGTCGCTGGTTCCATCGCCAAGCAAACGGAAGCAGGCATCCATAACACGATGCTTGTCTTCGGGCCAGCAGGCGAATTGCTGCATGAATATGACAAGGCACATCTATTCCGGCTGATGGATGAAGAGAAGTTCCTCACCCAAGGCGACAGGTCTGCCTCTTTCTCCATCGGAAACAAGCAAGCGGCCGGGGTCATCTGCTATGATATCCGTTTTCCGGAATTCATCCGCACGCATATGATACATGATCAGCAAGTATTATTCGTCGTCGCTGAGTGGCCGAAGCAGCGGCTGGACCACTGGCGCGCACTCCTGCTCAGCAGGGCCATCGAAAATCAATGTTTTGTAGTCGCTTGTAATCGCGCAGGAAGTGATCCAGCTAATGAATTCGCCGGGCACAGCCTGATCATCGGGCCGTGGGGTGAAGTAATTGCTGAAGCAGGCGAAGAAGCGACCATTCTATATGGGGAAGCGGATCTGGGCCAAGTGGACGACGTACGCAGCCGTATTCCGGTCTTCCAGGATAGACGGCCTGCCATCTATGATGTGAAATGATATTTTGACAATGTTATGACAAGTTATCCCGAGTTGTGGTAAAGATAGGCTGGCTTGCTTATACTATTTACAAACGGTTTCTGGGAGGGCTTTCATGCAAGCGACACTGAAATGGTTCCGAACGATCGGATTTCTCGAAGGGACTTCTTTGCTTTTGCTGTTAATCATAGCGATGCCGCTGAAATACATGATGGATATACCGATTTTCGTCACCTATATAGGTGCCATCCACGGCGGCCTGTTCGTCCTGTATGTGATTTGGACTGGCTACACAACATTGAAAGTCGGCTGGGGATTGAAATGGGCGATCTTTGCCTTACTCGCATCCGTCATTCCATTCGGCTATTACATCTTCGATATGAAATTGCAGAAAACACAATATGCTTAAACAATATTATCTCAAACTCAAACCAACACCCTGTTCCTGCAGGGTGTTTTTGATTTCTATATAAACGGGAAAGAGTGACCTCACACATGGAGATCACCCTTGGTTGTTCCATTTTATACGAAGGCTGCTATGAAGAACCAAACGATCATGATCAATTGAATGACGATTTTAGCTATCGATCCGCCAAGGAAACCAAGCAGTGAGCCAATGGAGGAATAGATAGCCTCCCTTGGTGTCCTTTTTTGAACCAACTCCGTCACAAGCACAGCAACAAACGGCACGATGATGATACCAAAAGGCGGTATGATGAAGGAACCTACGATTACGCCGATTGCCGCAATTCGCTCTCCCCATTTACTGCCGCCGAACTTCTTGACAAAGTAACTGTTCGCGATGATATCCGAGATGATCAGAATCACCGTCAGGATGACCATCGCAATCCAGAAGAAGACAGATAAATCTCCATCGCTCAGCATGAACTGAAAAACCAAAAATCCAATCCAGAGCATAAGCGGCGATGGGATGACAGGATAGATGATCCCCGCAAAACTTGCGATGAATGCCACCGCAATGATAATCCAAGCTATTATATCCAGTGCCACAACCAATCCTCCATATCTTTCCTTGATAGTACGTATTATGACACAGGAAGCAGGAAAAGGAAATCAAAGCGTAAGCTTCTCAAAGAATGCTGTGTTATGGAGGATACTCGGGTGATCCGGGTGATAAGACACAGCTTTTTCATGAGCGGATTTTGCCTCCTTCAGCAAGCCTAGTCTGGAATAACAAAGTGTCAGCTGCAAATAAGGATACCATGTCGTATAAGCAGGTACACTGAAGCCCGGCAGCTCCTTGCCTTCATAGTCCAAAGCCTGCCGATACCAATAGGCAGCCGCCTCATAATTCCGCTCCTCCGTCAGCAGGTCCCCGATCAAACAGCAAAATTCAGGGCGCGGGCGATCATATCGGAATGATCGGAACAAGTGCATCCGATACCCTTCCATATCTCCTTCTGCTTTGCAGCATTCCGCCAGATATTGACATGCACGGATATTATCCTCCACCCACCCTTGTTCTGATTGAAGGAATCCCGTGTACCAGATTTTGGCACGTTCGAATTGTCCATGATCTCTCAGCTCGTTCGCATAGTAAAACATATCGCGCGGCGTCAGCTGTCTTCCCGAGGCAATGTAAGACTCATAGATATTTCCGAGGCCACGATATTGCCGCCGAATTCCAAGTATTCATGAACGGCACCATGCCAGCGGAAATTTTTGCTGCGCCTCACAATGCGATTGCGCCGATAAAGATATAACGGGCGACCTTTCTCATCCAGTGCAGTATGATAATACATCGAAATAACATCCACATCTCCCGCCAGATTTCCCCACAAATCCCGGAAGGCCTGCTGATCCTTCGGCAGCAGCACATCATCCGCGTCTAGCCACATGATATACTCACTGGTTGCTTTACTGAAGCTGTAATTCCTGGCAGCCGAAAAATCATCTATCCAGTCAAAATCGTAGATATGTGATGTATACTTTGCTGCGATTGCCTTCGTTTGATCAGTCGATCCAGTATCCACAATCACGATTTCATCAACCAGATCCCTAACACTTTCCAGACAGCCAGCCAATACCTCTTCCTCATTTTTAACAATCATGCATAGACTGATGGTACGCATACGTCACCTCGACATACATTGTTGTACTCAAACCTATGCAAGCGGAGCTTGAATATGCCAGAACAAGCTTATGGATGAATTCATCCCATAACCCTCTCCGCACCGGATAAGGATGGATCGCTTGGTTTCTCCCACCCCCGCGGAGACGCTTGCCAGGAGACAGACGGCAGCATCTCATGCAAAATCCAGCCATGCAATACAGCAACTCCTAATCCCCTCACTCGAAAATTCCCTTCCTAATTTCCCAATGCGGATAGACAACAGTCTCAAGGGGCAATTCGGATGAAGATAGCCACTTGATTGCCTGCATGACCAAAGGCGAGCTGTTCTTACTGGATAGACTTTCAATGGGAACCCATTCAGCCGCAGATGCATCCTGCCCCGCAAATTGTATAGGAAGTTTCAATTGCCCCGTTACCTCCCCTGTATAAAAAACAGCAGTATGGTGCAAGTCGGTAAATTGCTTCCACTGCCAGGGAAGCTTGAAATCAATCACGCCAATCTGTTTTTCAACTTCCGCGGTCAGGCCCGTCTCTTCTTTCACCTCACGGATGACAGCTTCCAGTAACCCCTCCCCATTTTCCGGACTTCCCCCTGGTAAGTCATAGCGATTGATATATGGACCGCGGCTTTTATGGATGACAAGCAGTTTGCTGTCGTTCTGTATGACGGCATACACACCGAATGCTTGATGATGATTAGTCATGCTTTCACTCCATTCTACTTTTATTGAATTATATATTCTATTATTATAGAATTACAGTGAGGTGATGAATATGCAGATAATTCAGACTGGATTTAAGGCAAAACATGATTATACCATTTTGTTCGAAACATCGTTATTATGGGAAGCTGCCTTAGGAATAGCCGCAGTTACAAACAAATCACTGAAAGGGACACTCGAGCATGTGGATAAGATGTGGGATAACCCGGAAAACGGCTTTTCGCCGGCGCTTCAGCACGATTTACAAATTGTTCATGAGCATAATACATGGAAAGCACTGCTTCAATTGCTCCATCATTCCAATGTCCGTACCTTGACAGAGTGGATAGGTGAAATTTCTGACATGTCTGAACAGACAATGCGGGAGCGTTGCCTTCCTTACATCGGCAGCACATTCGAAAAGCATCGGACCATGGCTGCCCAGGGAAATGCCAGCTCTTTGGCCTTGCTGCAAGAAGTTACCGCGGACAACCCTTTCTTCCCGGATTATATCGATTATATGGTGACAGCAGATATTTCCTTCCTGAAAAACCACTTGATCTCGACTATGACCAATTGGTTCGCATCGGTGATTGAGCCGAACAAAAAGCGATTAGAGGATATGTTGAAACGGGATATCGCCGAAAAAAAACAAAGACTAGCGGCAATGGATAAACTTGCTTTCATTCGATGGGTAACCAACAGCACCAGCTATAAACCGGATGAGTCTATCCACACCATTCTCTTCATTCCGCATTACCATTACAGACCGTGGACAATCCTCGCTGATTTGCCTGGTACTAAGGTGTTTTATTATCCAATCCATGCAGGCAGCATCGATCCCGAAAACAAATATAATCCGGATACGATGCTTGTAAGAAAGTATAAAGCATTGGGGGATGCAACGCGGCTTAATTTATTGAAGCGTTTGATGGAGGGGGAACATGCGCTCCAGGAATTAGCCGAACAGCTTCCCGCTGCAAAATCCACTCTTCATCATCATTTGAAAATGCTCAAATCAGCCGGGCTTATCGGTTCAAATAAACAAATCTACTATGCAAACAAGGATATGATTGCCTCTTTGGATCATGAACTGCAGACCTATCTGGAAGGATGATTAAATGCCCGCTCAAAAAATCACTCTGACCCATCCGTTATCGCGCCTGATGATGAGTACGACAATGGCGGCCATGGCCGGCCAAGTGTACAGCATCCTGCTGCCATTGCTCGTATTGGAAGTGACCTCTTCGGCTATCGCCGTTACGATTGCCTTGGCTGCAGAGCGGGCGACAATGCTGCTGCAGCCTCTCATCGGCCCTTTGCTTGATCGCGCGAACTGGAAGCACGTTCTGTTGGCGGCCGATTTGGCACGCTTTCTTTGCTTTCTTCTGTTAAGTGTCCTTGCCATGAATGGACAGTTTAGTCTAGCCCTCATCTGCTTCCTATCTGTATGTATCGGTTTTGCCGGGCAATTCTACCAAGGCGCACAATTCACTGCCATACCTTATCTGGTTTCCGAACGTCAGCTTCACTATGCCAATAGCTTGGAAAGCGCCTTATATCAGCTTACTATAGTGATTGGCCCAAGCCTTGGCGGCACTATTCTTTTGTTTTTCAGCATCTACAACAGCTTGATAGCCGTAAGCATTTTATCCTTACTCGCTGTATGGCTAGTCCTCATGCTGCCATATGAGCAGCATACTGCCAGCGCACGCACATTTTCCATTTCCACCTACATACAAGAGCTGAAGGAAGGTTTCACATTCTTATATCATCAGAAAGAAATTTGGTACACTAATCTCGTTTTACTTATTTCCAATTTCGGCATTCAATTTCTCATTGTCTTACTGGTCATCCATGTAGACAACCTCACAACTGACCCCGTGCTTATCGGCGTCGTCCTATCCTCAGGGGGGATTGGAGCCATTCTGGGAACTTCGCTAGGTTTTCTTGCAGATCGCTTCTCCACATATAGACAGATACTATTCGCTGCCAAAGTGATTGGCGGATTATCCATCATCCTGGTCGGCCTAACAGATACCATATGGCTGGCAGCCTGCTTCAATATGATCGGCACAGCAGCTGCCGGGGCTGTGAATCCAATCATCAAAACAATTCGACAGCGTCATACACCTCGCCATTTATTAGGACGAGTCCAATCCACATCCCGCTTCATCACATTCACTTTACTACCGGCAGCCTCAATATTTGCCGGCTTCCTATCAGAGTGGATCGGCATCGGAACTACGATAGTGCTCGGCGGATGTATTGCCAGCTTAGCCAGTCTTCTAGTGTGGAGATTGCCTCGAAAACTATAAAAAAGAAGGCTCCTCGAAAA from Terribacillus sp. FSL K6-0262 encodes:
- a CDS encoding pyridoxal phosphate-dependent aminotransferase, which encodes MDFPFSDALKQLPEQFFAGLVHKVGLLEQQGHDIIKLGQGNPDLPTPQHIVDKLKEASDNPAYHKYSPFRGFDFLKQAVCDFYDREYGVKLDPETEVAIMFGSKTGLVEISQCLLNPGDLALLPDPGYPDYMSGIELAQARTSLMPLTAENGFLPEYDAISAGDLEEAKLMFLNYPNNPTAATADREFFDKTVELAKEHKICVLHDFAYGALGFDGEKPQSFLQSEGSKEVGIEMYTLSKTYNMAGWRIAFAVGNASVIESLNLIQDHLYVSLFGAMQEAAAYALTSDQTCVEELIHTYEARRDAFIGHLRAIGWDVPEPKGTFFVWLPVPNGFTSEEFADLLLEKAHVAVAPGNGFGKHGEGYVRAGLLDTEERLLEAAKRIERLGIFSKA
- a CDS encoding iron-containing alcohol dehydrogenase family protein yields the protein MTINIKGAPNYYACEENILDSLPARLAGLNWTNGLLIHGDASWKAASPFLDHIDLPVKRVAYNGQCTHAEAARLANIATGEAAQFIIGVGGGKVLDTAKAAADEAGLPVILIPTIISNCSPWASLSVFYDEAGNFVEYTIFPRSTFMLLVEPRLLLTTPAPYLIAGIGDTLAKWYEADVLTENMTDQPLAVQIARNAAKLCRDILIAEGDAAICSLQDKRADSSFLRVAETIIMAGGMVGGFGDEYGRIAGAHSIHNGLTRLPETHEQLHGNKVAYGILIQLALEGKFDEILTLLPFYRKLGLPTVLKELGVKGDLDRAMKITADGAVAPGESIHFMHVSSSDRVVEAMHRVETFVAANQGVTQ
- a CDS encoding carbon-nitrogen family hydrolase, which produces MKLALIQHDIIFGDPEANYGKMEALINEAQENADVIVLPELWTTGYDLTRLDAISDDEGETTKRFISRLAKAHQVYIVAGSIAKQTEAGIHNTMLVFGPAGELLHEYDKAHLFRLMDEEKFLTQGDRSASFSIGNKQAAGVICYDIRFPEFIRTHMIHDQQVLFVVAEWPKQRLDHWRALLLSRAIENQCFVVACNRAGSDPANEFAGHSLIIGPWGEVIAEAGEEATILYGEADLGQVDDVRSRIPVFQDRRPAIYDVK
- a CDS encoding DUF3817 domain-containing protein, yielding MQATLKWFRTIGFLEGTSLLLLLIIAMPLKYMMDIPIFVTYIGAIHGGLFVLYVIWTGYTTLKVGWGLKWAIFALLASVIPFGYYIFDMKLQKTQYA
- a CDS encoding DUF456 family protein, which translates into the protein MDIIAWIIIAVAFIASFAGIIYPVIPSPLMLWIGFLVFQFMLSDGDLSVFFWIAMVILTVILIISDIIANSYFVKKFGGSKWGERIAAIGVIVGSFIIPPFGIIIVPFVAVLVTELVQKRTPREAIYSSIGSLLGFLGGSIAKIVIQLIMIVWFFIAAFV
- a CDS encoding NUDIX hydrolase produces the protein MTNHHQAFGVYAVIQNDSKLLVIHKSRGPYINRYDLPGGSPENGEGLLEAVIREVKEETGLTAEVEKQIGVIDFKLPWQWKQFTDLHHTAVFYTGEVTGQLKLPIQFAGQDASAAEWVPIESLSSKNSSPLVMQAIKWLSSSELPLETVVYPHWEIRKGIFE
- a CDS encoding metalloregulator ArsR/SmtB family transcription factor is translated as MQIIQTGFKAKHDYTILFETSLLWEAALGIAAVTNKSLKGTLEHVDKMWDNPENGFSPALQHDLQIVHEHNTWKALLQLLHHSNVRTLTEWIGEISDMSEQTMRERCLPYIGSTFEKHRTMAAQGNASSLALLQEVTADNPFFPDYIDYMVTADISFLKNHLISTMTNWFASVIEPNKKRLEDMLKRDIAEKKQRLAAMDKLAFIRWVTNSTSYKPDESIHTILFIPHYHYRPWTILADLPGTKVFYYPIHAGSIDPENKYNPDTMLVRKYKALGDATRLNLLKRLMEGEHALQELAEQLPAAKSTLHHHLKMLKSAGLIGSNKQIYYANKDMIASLDHELQTYLEG
- a CDS encoding MFS transporter, translating into MPAQKITLTHPLSRLMMSTTMAAMAGQVYSILLPLLVLEVTSSAIAVTIALAAERATMLLQPLIGPLLDRANWKHVLLAADLARFLCFLLLSVLAMNGQFSLALICFLSVCIGFAGQFYQGAQFTAIPYLVSERQLHYANSLESALYQLTIVIGPSLGGTILLFFSIYNSLIAVSILSLLAVWLVLMLPYEQHTASARTFSISTYIQELKEGFTFLYHQKEIWYTNLVLLISNFGIQFLIVLLVIHVDNLTTDPVLIGVVLSSGGIGAILGTSLGFLADRFSTYRQILFAAKVIGGLSIILVGLTDTIWLAACFNMIGTAAAGAVNPIIKTIRQRHTPRHLLGRVQSTSRFITFTLLPAASIFAGFLSEWIGIGTTIVLGGCIASLASLLVWRLPRKL